One Etheostoma spectabile isolate EspeVRDwgs_2016 chromosome 12, UIUC_Espe_1.0, whole genome shotgun sequence genomic window carries:
- the map6d1 gene encoding microtubule-associated protein 6 homolog: MAWPCISRVCCLARFWNQFDKSDLSVPLTVQNYSDIAEQEVRSVTKLVSASERAPGNNYSIPEPRAAGATHAPKDGPGSRGSFRARKEGSYKPREDYHPPGVPFNSVTQYKQDFKPWPIPRKEHFPWISNGGSRADSVSDNPVNCHPGRATPGEREERGRGQRHWLEESKTSSYRHEYKPWTGARPAKSARKNPPAQYSSPGTEATQVPRETSYQAAYSGEFHRSIGLHQVEHNIASAASNIEPAAVPQPIPTATRAGSPPVPSSVQQSVPPPRAELSITTMGEEHLVKTKFPPNSSAVFQSGPRVFNI, encoded by the exons atggcTTGGCCGTGCATCAGCAGAGTGTGCTGCCTGGCTCGCTTCTGGAACCAGTTCGACAAATCGGACCTCTCCGTCCCGCTCACCGTCCAGAACTACTCGGACATCGCGGAGCAGGAGGTGCGGTCCGTGACCAAACTGGTCTCCGCCTCGGAGCGCGCACCCGGGAATAACTACTCCATCCCGGAACCGCGTGCCGCCGGCGCCACTCACGCACCCAAAGATGGCCCGGGGAGCCGAGGATCTTTCAGGGCGCGGAAGGAGGGCAGTTACAAGCCACGGGAGGACTACCACCCGCCCGGAGTGCCTTTCAACAGCGTCACCCAGTACAAGCAGGATTTCAAACCCTGGCCCATTCCCAGGAAGGAACACTTCCCCTGGATTAGTAACGGGGGCAGCAGGGCAGACAGTGTTTCGGACAACCCGGTGAACTGTCACCCCGGCCGGGCAACAccgggggagagagaggagcggGGCAGGGGGCAGAGGCACTGGCTGGAGGAGAGCAAAACCAGCTCCTACAG gcATGAGTACAAGCCGTGGACAGGAGCGAGACCAGCCAAAAGTGCAAGGAAAAATCCTCCAGCTCAATACTCAAGCCCAGGGACCGAGGCAACCCAGGTCCCGCGTGAGACTAGCTACCAGGCTGCCTACAGCGGGGAGTTCCACAGGTCCATTGGGCTGCATCAGGTGGAGCACAATATCGCATCTGCTGCCTCCAACATAGAACCTGCTGCTGTCCCCCAGCCCATCCCCACTGCCACGCGAGCTGGCAGTCCACCCGTCCCCTCCAGCGTCCAGCAGAGCGTCCCGCCTCCGAGGGCTGAGCTCAGTATAACGACCATGGGAGAG gaaCATCTGGTGAAGACCAAGTTCCCGCCGAACTCCTCTGCTGTCTTTCAGAGTGGACCCAGGGTCTTCAACATCTGA